From a single Silvanigrella aquatica genomic region:
- a CDS encoding RCC1 domain-containing protein produces the protein MLRKSLISLSVIGIISCGKSTDSAGSKQSADSNSNAKQISVGYGYACALISSGQAKCIGLNDFGNLGNGTKNIQNNWTNISGNLNFNSVNAGMDHTCGIADNGTYCWGSNDQGQLGNSFGGSGSSENDSNVPVLVSNSNSLKFKKISSGTLYTCALSNDNKIYCWGTGVGFGNKNNNNTPRQITGVSEDFITVSASKTGSSSNPFMNWQTCGVSKTGSVYCWSSGTSGQPLKIQGISNAIDVEVATHSCALISDGSVYCWGANDYGQLGDAGSSGNFSNAPVQVQTVQKFKSIAVGLFISCGISLDNSGYCWGNNTGNESSLISNKPVKIDDIKFSSISVTDSTYICGIDLNNNNYCWGKQLDDFSKVNNKPTIYNIK, from the coding sequence ATGTTAAGAAAAAGTCTAATTTCATTATCAGTAATAGGAATTATTAGTTGCGGTAAATCAACCGATTCAGCAGGTAGCAAACAAAGCGCAGATTCAAACTCAAATGCAAAACAAATCAGTGTTGGTTATGGTTATGCTTGTGCATTAATTTCTTCTGGACAAGCAAAATGTATAGGTTTAAACGACTTTGGAAATCTTGGAAATGGTACTAAAAATATACAAAATAACTGGACTAATATATCTGGAAATTTAAATTTTAATTCAGTTAACGCTGGGATGGATCATACTTGTGGAATTGCAGATAACGGAACATATTGTTGGGGTTCTAATGATCAAGGACAATTAGGAAATTCATTTGGTGGTTCTGGAAGTAGTGAAAACGATTCAAATGTACCCGTGCTTGTATCTAATTCAAATTCATTAAAATTTAAAAAGATTTCTTCAGGTACATTATATACATGTGCTTTATCAAATGACAACAAAATTTATTGTTGGGGTACTGGGGTTGGATTTGGAAATAAAAATAATAATAATACGCCAAGACAAATAACAGGAGTTAGCGAAGATTTCATTACAGTATCTGCTTCTAAAACAGGATCTAGTTCTAACCCATTTATGAATTGGCAAACCTGTGGAGTTTCAAAAACAGGTTCTGTTTATTGCTGGAGTTCTGGAACAAGTGGGCAACCTTTAAAAATTCAAGGAATTTCAAACGCCATTGATGTTGAAGTTGCAACTCATTCATGCGCACTAATTTCAGATGGATCTGTTTATTGTTGGGGAGCAAATGATTACGGACAACTTGGTGATGCTGGTTCATCGGGTAATTTTTCAAATGCCCCAGTACAAGTTCAAACTGTTCAAAAATTTAAATCGATAGCGGTTGGGTTATTTATATCATGCGGCATTAGTCTTGATAATTCTGGGTACTGCTGGGGAAATAATACAGGAAATGAAAGTTCATTAATTTCAAATAAACCTGTCAAAATTGATGATATTAAATTCAGTTCAATATCTGTCACAGACTCAACTTATATATGTGGGATTGATTTAAATAATAATAATTATTGTTGGGGAAAACAATTAGATGATTTTTCAAAAGTAAATAATAAGCCCACTATCTACAATATAAAGTAA